One Ignavibacterium sp. DNA segment encodes these proteins:
- a CDS encoding HAD family hydrolase, which produces MKSRFKGIIFDVDGTLTYTNQLIFNSFNHITKKYLGKTFSDEEIIALFGPTEDVILKEMCKDEYESARRDYYKYYKDNHAIAKLYEGIEPLIIEIKNAGILLSVYTGKGRTSALITLDELGLTKYFDMIVSGDDVNDHKPSPEGIINFLQEFKLNPSEVLMIGDAPSDIIAAKEAKVEIASVLWDSYAEDEVRKLNSKNLFHSVDELRNFIFKK; this is translated from the coding sequence ATGAAGTCGCGTTTTAAAGGAATTATTTTTGATGTTGATGGAACACTAACATATACAAATCAACTTATTTTTAATTCATTCAATCATATTACAAAGAAGTATCTCGGCAAAACTTTTTCAGATGAAGAAATAATTGCTCTGTTTGGACCAACTGAAGATGTTATACTTAAAGAAATGTGCAAAGATGAATACGAATCAGCCCGTAGAGATTATTACAAATATTACAAAGACAATCATGCCATTGCAAAATTATATGAAGGGATAGAGCCGTTAATTATCGAAATAAAAAATGCAGGGATACTTCTATCAGTCTATACAGGTAAAGGAAGAACATCTGCTTTGATTACACTTGATGAACTTGGTTTAACAAAATACTTCGATATGATAGTAAGCGGAGATGACGTTAATGATCATAAACCATCACCGGAGGGAATAATTAATTTTTTACAGGAGTTCAAACTTAATCCGAGCGAAGTACTTATGATTGGAGATGCTCCTTCTGACATTATTGCTGCTAAAGAAGCCAAGGTCGAAATAGCATCTGTCCTTTGGGATAGTTATGCAGAAGATGAAGTGAGAAAGTTGAATTCAAAAAATCTTTTCCACTCCGTTGATGAGTTAAGAAATTTTATTTTCAAAAAGTAG
- a CDS encoding C25 family cysteine peptidase, which yields MKQTITIVILLSLMLQFSFYAQSDIETFSNGFSVKLDFNEPFHNDIKNDLVIIRDYPDYTDVNAAGHFKLPSKTFLVAIPQFSKPFIKFENVQTEIIGNTIPEIQPKVKKINDSTIVYEKIKFDQAIISDSYSETQILGYTWYREYYCAVVRINTHKFDYEKRQINRIKNGDLRIEFDLNYPVDFNNISFITSDNSSIQDDLIINSQIAQNFTAKQPLVLPDTTGNWINYGSEYLKIGTAKDELVRIKKSDLETMGINVSQINPVTFQLFESSVEMPITVFGEEDSVFNDNDYIQFYGTLNYPKISHRIINQPNQPYNEYLNRYSDTTFYFLTWNKQNGLRIPEQTDYVNGISDSLKYYKYFEHVENNILFQNCYTDEVENQTPGWLRNKTWYFVQTAWFYSNTTRNYNFNVIDVVPNKLAKFFYKAVSFGSDRVLDAHQLTLKVNSVLLDSQSINRNDQVLLSGQLNTNQLSVNPSVLTIKNHANSSSNNAVVPDWYDVEYPRYLKLDSDFLLFTVDDDVTSGLKTITIGNPVASTFEIYKVKPFLKKITSYQINSGKLLFTDTVNAGDRYIITEVSKIGKPVFYYRKLFVNLRSQNEQTDYLAITHPKFLQSAQNYVNSISSIYNVTADLVSVEDIFDEFGFGYPTPESIRLFNAVTYQNKQSPKPQYLTIIGDANYDYKLYRFKADGVKGGGNFVPGFGNPISDNWLAIWDTDTLPIPQMKVGRIPINTNEELDYYLSKVQNNFNQRYNEWNKEYLFFSGGRANEPGEIAQLKAANDQVINNFVKPAPLAGSYTHFYKTSEPMTDFGPYTPEQISEKIDAGGVFISYIGHSGTATWDNSISETTQLKNKVNRNPLITDFGCSTNKFAEPDILSFGERFLFNNDGQAIGYIGNSSLGFTSTSLTLPFYFYGSIINSSDKEVGAAHLLSKIKMFNYIGTSSVVKLFSLTNTLLGDPIIKIKIPDKPNLNISEADIVFNNNFINDAIDSVQVNVIINNFGIQDTSLFNYSIKHSFNGNIQKSFSSRMSLPRFKDTLSVWILTKGLAGENILTVDLDPNNEVNEIYEDDNNITFHFYVYSTELRDIVKHRIENPGLNSIKILSPSLNSEVSFQIRYQISETEDFLSPLENVISADSFFTLLNLSGLQNNRRYFLRYKMDDANSSYSGIKSFYNKIDSDFLLRDSVSFANQVTTDLEYENQTLSIGPEEINISVTSAGFEAGKTCVIAKNGINLLSNTFFAGIGIVVFDDITFEVDTSTWFSLFNQPANVAALASLIDSIPEGKIVAMGVSDDAANNITAALKNAIKTLGSTKIDLISFRGSWALIGKKGAAPGEVIEEVKGRYDGLIYIDTTFVIPKNEGTLETVEIGPSSDWQSAKFEQTIQTGSAIQHFVYGIKSDLQIDSLGALNLVNNSANLDFIDSEIYPKIKIKSYFNANTEGVSPELLSLGIDYTGLSEIGTNYQVVGINKDTVLAGENVNLTFWVYNVGESKADSFDVIVNVLNSNNTLDTSYKFNSVSISAGGKLKFDVNYTPYGSDTDKKFFILIDPDNKIKEYFKDNNFFTKSFFIQKDLISPAVKITFDNTEVLNGDFVSNKPDIKIALSDDSPILITDTTAIKIYLNEMPVYYGVTQNNISYSTSPDNPKFIVNYKPVLEDGDYLLRVVGKDLSGNIADSASSEVYFIVSSETKLHQVYNYPNPFSDETYFTFRLSQIPQEIKIKIYTIAGRMIKEIVRNSSELNYDLNKIFWNGRDEDGDIIANGTYIYKVFIKNQDKVESVTQKLVIVR from the coding sequence ATGAAACAAACTATAACTATTGTAATTCTATTGTCTTTAATGCTTCAATTTTCTTTTTACGCTCAATCTGATATTGAGACTTTTTCAAATGGGTTTTCTGTCAAGCTTGATTTTAATGAACCTTTTCATAATGATATTAAAAATGATTTGGTAATTATAAGGGACTATCCAGATTATACAGATGTTAATGCAGCCGGGCATTTCAAACTGCCATCTAAAACTTTCTTGGTTGCCATACCTCAGTTCTCAAAGCCATTTATCAAGTTTGAAAATGTACAAACAGAGATAATTGGAAATACAATTCCTGAAATTCAGCCTAAAGTAAAAAAAATAAATGATTCTACTATTGTTTATGAAAAAATTAAGTTTGATCAAGCAATCATTTCTGATTCGTATTCAGAAACCCAGATTTTAGGATATACATGGTACAGAGAATATTATTGTGCAGTTGTCAGAATAAACACTCACAAATTTGACTACGAGAAAAGGCAGATAAACAGAATAAAAAACGGTGATTTGAGAATTGAATTTGATTTGAATTATCCGGTTGATTTTAACAACATATCATTTATTACATCAGATAATAGTTCTATTCAGGATGATTTAATCATCAATTCACAGATTGCTCAAAATTTTACTGCTAAACAACCGTTGGTTTTACCTGATACTACTGGTAATTGGATTAATTATGGTTCAGAATATCTTAAGATTGGAACCGCTAAAGATGAACTCGTAAGAATTAAAAAGTCTGATTTAGAAACGATGGGTATTAATGTATCACAAATTAATCCCGTTACTTTTCAACTTTTTGAATCTTCTGTAGAAATGCCAATAACTGTTTTTGGTGAGGAAGATAGTGTGTTTAATGATAACGATTATATTCAATTTTATGGTACACTTAATTATCCAAAAATATCTCATCGTATTATTAACCAGCCAAATCAGCCGTATAATGAATATTTAAACAGATATTCAGATACAACATTTTACTTTTTAACCTGGAATAAACAGAATGGATTAAGAATTCCTGAACAAACTGATTATGTAAACGGTATTTCAGATTCATTAAAATATTACAAATATTTTGAGCATGTTGAAAACAACATTTTATTTCAAAATTGTTATACTGATGAAGTTGAAAATCAAACTCCGGGATGGCTTCGGAACAAGACATGGTATTTTGTACAAACAGCTTGGTTTTATAGTAATACTACACGTAATTATAATTTTAATGTTATAGATGTAGTCCCAAATAAACTAGCAAAATTTTTCTATAAAGCAGTTAGCTTCGGTTCAGATAGGGTTCTTGATGCTCATCAGCTGACATTAAAAGTAAATTCTGTATTGTTAGATTCACAATCAATCAATAGAAATGATCAGGTTTTATTATCTGGTCAGTTAAATACTAATCAATTATCTGTCAATCCAAGTGTTCTAACTATAAAAAACCATGCTAATTCAAGCTCAAATAATGCTGTTGTACCCGACTGGTATGATGTTGAATATCCTCGTTATCTGAAACTTGATTCTGATTTCCTTTTGTTTACTGTGGATGATGATGTCACGAGTGGTTTAAAAACTATAACAATAGGTAATCCTGTCGCATCTACATTTGAAATATATAAAGTTAAGCCTTTTCTTAAAAAAATAACTAGTTATCAAATTAATTCTGGTAAGCTTTTATTTACTGATACAGTAAATGCAGGTGATCGTTATATCATTACTGAAGTATCAAAAATCGGTAAACCAGTTTTCTATTACAGAAAACTGTTTGTAAATCTCAGATCACAAAACGAACAGACTGATTATCTTGCTATAACACATCCAAAGTTTTTGCAGTCTGCACAAAACTATGTAAACTCAATTTCATCAATTTACAATGTAACTGCAGATCTTGTCTCTGTAGAGGATATCTTTGATGAATTTGGATTTGGATATCCAACTCCTGAATCTATAAGATTATTTAATGCGGTTACTTATCAAAACAAACAATCTCCAAAACCTCAGTACCTCACAATAATCGGAGATGCTAATTATGATTATAAATTATACAGATTTAAAGCAGATGGTGTAAAGGGCGGGGGAAATTTTGTACCAGGATTTGGAAATCCGATTAGTGATAATTGGCTTGCAATCTGGGATACGGATACATTACCGATTCCACAAATGAAAGTTGGTAGAATACCAATCAATACAAATGAAGAATTAGATTATTATTTAAGTAAGGTTCAGAATAATTTTAATCAGAGATATAATGAATGGAACAAAGAATATTTATTTTTTTCAGGAGGCAGAGCAAATGAACCGGGTGAAATTGCACAGTTAAAAGCAGCAAATGATCAGGTGATTAACAACTTTGTAAAGCCGGCTCCATTAGCTGGTTCATATACTCATTTTTATAAAACATCTGAACCTATGACAGATTTTGGTCCTTATACGCCGGAACAAATTTCTGAAAAGATTGATGCAGGAGGAGTTTTTATCTCCTATATCGGGCATAGCGGTACTGCAACATGGGATAATAGTATTAGTGAAACTACTCAATTAAAAAACAAAGTCAATCGTAATCCCCTGATAACTGATTTTGGGTGTTCTACTAATAAATTTGCAGAACCTGATATCTTATCATTTGGTGAAAGATTTTTATTTAACAACGATGGTCAGGCAATCGGTTATATTGGAAATTCATCCTTAGGGTTTACCAGCACTTCATTGACATTGCCATTTTATTTTTATGGCTCTATTATAAATAGCTCTGATAAAGAAGTTGGAGCAGCACATCTTTTGTCAAAAATTAAAATGTTTAACTACATTGGTACATCTTCAGTTGTTAAATTATTTTCGCTAACAAACACCCTCTTAGGTGATCCCATAATAAAGATTAAAATTCCGGATAAACCAAATCTTAATATTTCAGAAGCAGATATAGTTTTTAATAATAATTTTATAAATGATGCGATTGATTCAGTTCAAGTGAATGTAATTATTAATAATTTCGGTATTCAAGATACTTCGTTGTTTAATTATAGTATCAAACACTCTTTTAATGGTAATATTCAAAAAAGTTTTTCCAGCAGAATGTCTTTGCCACGATTCAAAGATACTTTATCAGTTTGGATCTTAACGAAAGGGTTAGCCGGAGAAAATATTTTAACAGTTGATCTCGATCCAAATAATGAAGTAAATGAAATATATGAAGATGATAATAATATTACATTTCATTTTTATGTTTACTCAACAGAGCTAAGAGATATTGTTAAACACAGAATAGAAAATCCTGGATTAAACAGTATAAAAATTCTAAGTCCTTCATTAAATAGTGAAGTTTCTTTTCAAATCAGATATCAAATATCTGAAACTGAAGATTTCCTAAGTCCACTCGAAAATGTAATCTCAGCTGATTCATTCTTTACACTATTAAATTTATCGGGATTACAAAACAACAGGAGATATTTCCTCAGATATAAAATGGATGATGCAAATTCATCTTATTCTGGTATAAAATCATTTTATAATAAAATTGATTCTGATTTTTTACTTCGTGACTCAGTTTCTTTTGCAAATCAAGTTACAACTGACCTTGAATATGAGAATCAAACATTATCAATCGGACCTGAAGAAATAAATATTTCTGTTACTTCTGCAGGATTTGAAGCTGGCAAAACTTGTGTGATAGCTAAAAATGGAATTAATCTTTTATCTAACACATTCTTTGCCGGAATAGGTATAGTTGTCTTTGATGATATCACCTTTGAAGTAGATACTTCAACCTGGTTCTCATTATTTAATCAACCTGCTAATGTGGCAGCATTAGCTTCACTAATTGATTCAATTCCTGAAGGGAAGATAGTGGCAATGGGTGTTTCAGATGATGCAGCAAACAACATTACTGCCGCATTAAAAAATGCTATTAAAACTCTGGGGAGTACAAAGATTGATCTGATTTCTTTCAGAGGTTCATGGGCATTAATTGGTAAGAAAGGCGCTGCTCCCGGAGAAGTAATAGAAGAGGTAAAAGGAAGATATGATGGACTTATTTATATTGATACTACTTTTGTAATTCCTAAAAATGAGGGCACACTTGAAACTGTTGAAATTGGTCCATCATCTGATTGGCAATCAGCTAAATTTGAGCAAACAATACAAACTGGCAGCGCAATCCAACATTTTGTTTACGGAATAAAGTCTGATTTACAAATTGATTCTCTTGGTGCTTTGAATTTAGTAAATAATAGCGCAAACCTTGATTTCATTGACTCAGAAATTTATCCAAAAATAAAAATCAAATCTTATTTCAATGCAAATACTGAAGGAGTTTCACCAGAACTTTTATCGCTTGGGATTGATTATACAGGCTTATCAGAAATAGGAACAAATTATCAGGTTGTTGGAATTAATAAAGATACTGTGCTTGCTGGTGAAAATGTTAATCTTACTTTTTGGGTTTATAATGTTGGCGAATCTAAAGCAGATTCTTTCGATGTAATAGTAAATGTGTTAAACTCTAACAATACTTTAGATACAAGTTATAAATTTAATTCTGTTTCGATATCTGCCGGCGGAAAGTTGAAGTTTGATGTTAATTATACTCCTTATGGTTCAGATACAGATAAGAAATTTTTTATTCTTATAGATCCGGATAACAAGATTAAAGAATATTTTAAGGACAATAACTTCTTCACAAAATCATTTTTTATTCAAAAAGATCTTATTTCACCAGCAGTTAAAATTACATTTGATAATACTGAAGTTTTAAATGGTGATTTCGTTTCTAACAAACCGGATATTAAGATTGCACTCAGTGATGATTCTCCTATTCTCATCACAGATACTACTGCTATAAAAATTTACCTTAATGAAATGCCGGTTTATTACGGAGTTACTCAGAATAATATTTCTTATTCAACAAGTCCGGATAATCCTAAATTTATTGTCAATTACAAACCTGTGCTTGAGGATGGTGATTATTTACTGAGAGTAGTAGGAAAAGATTTAAGCGGTAACATTGCTGATTCAGCTTCGAGTGAAGTATATTTTATTGTCTCGTCTGAAACCAAACTTCATCAGGTTTATAACTATCCTAATCCGTTTTCTGATGAAACATATTTTACGTTCAGGTTAAGCCAGATACCGCAGGAAATAAAAATAAAAATTTACACTATCGCAGGAAGAATGATTAAAGAGATAGTTCGTAATTCATCAGAATTAAATTATGATCTTAATAAAATTTTCTGGAATGGACGGGATGAAGACGGAGATATTATTGCAAATGGTACTTATATTTACAAAGTTTTTATAAAAAATCAGGATAAAGTAGAATCAGTTACTCAAAAGTTAGTTATTGTTAGGTAG
- a CDS encoding WecB/TagA/CpsF family glycosyltransferase produces the protein MLLNDSNSISIISCKINLLDYKDLLNAIDKAINDNFSLTITGANAHIINLNESETSFNNSIKEFNIIHFDGIGSFLAIKFLYPQLKDLKRITGSDFYEKLIPHAIEYNYSFFFFGDTLNTLRLVSYKHPKLKVNGIHSGFNFNTDSVIDDINKSNSDIVIVGLGSGLQEKWIAQNKRKIKSKVIIAVGDGIKVFAGNKKRGPKFIRMIGLEWFVRFLYEPKRLWKRYFIGIPLFIFRIIKFKFQINKTDL, from the coding sequence ATGTTATTAAATGATTCAAATTCTATTTCTATAATTTCCTGCAAAATCAATCTGCTCGATTACAAAGATTTATTGAATGCTATTGATAAAGCAATAAATGATAATTTTTCATTGACTATTACAGGGGCAAATGCTCACATAATTAATCTGAATGAGTCTGAAACATCTTTTAATAATTCTATTAAAGAATTTAACATAATCCATTTTGATGGAATTGGTTCTTTTCTTGCAATTAAATTTCTTTATCCTCAATTAAAAGATTTAAAAAGAATTACCGGTTCAGATTTTTATGAAAAGTTAATTCCACATGCAATTGAATATAATTATTCATTCTTTTTTTTTGGTGATACCTTAAATACTTTAAGACTGGTATCTTACAAACACCCGAAATTAAAGGTAAATGGAATTCACTCAGGATTTAATTTTAATACAGATTCAGTGATTGACGATATTAATAAATCAAACTCTGATATTGTAATTGTTGGTCTTGGTTCAGGATTACAAGAAAAGTGGATTGCACAAAATAAAAGGAAAATTAAATCAAAAGTCATTATTGCAGTTGGTGATGGGATAAAAGTTTTTGCCGGTAATAAAAAAAGAGGACCAAAATTTATTCGGATGATTGGATTGGAGTGGTTTGTAAGGTTTTTATACGAACCGAAACGACTCTGGAAACGGTATTTTATTGGCATACCGTTATTTATATTTAGAATAATAAAATTCAAGTTTCAAATAAACAAAACAGATTTATAA